In Vanacampus margaritifer isolate UIUO_Vmar chromosome 9, RoL_Vmar_1.0, whole genome shotgun sequence, the following proteins share a genomic window:
- the derl1 gene encoding derlin-1, protein MSDIGDWFKSIPLITRGWFAASIAVPLIGKLGLIDPRNLALRPDLFLRRLHLWRPVTATLYFPVYPNTGFLFLVNLYFLYNYSTRLETGAFDGRPADYVFMLLFNWICIVITGLLMDMQLLMIPLIMSVLYIWAQFNKDTIVSFWFGTRFKAHYLPWVILIFNFIIGGSFVNELIGNLVGHLYFFLMFKYPMDLGGRSFLSTPQFLYQLLPTRRGGVSGFGAPPPRRPAPQEQAGGGGGGGGGGGRYNWGQGFRLGD, encoded by the exons ATGTCTGATATCGGAGACTGGTTCAAAAGCATCCCCCTCATCACCAGGGGCTGGTTTGCTGCCTCGATTGCTGTTCCCCTTATAGGGAAACTAGGTTTGATTGATCCCAGGAACCTTGCACTGAGGCCAGATTTGTTCTTAAGAAGATTACAC CTGTGGAGACCAGTGACCGCCACCCTGTATTTCCCAGTGTATCCCAATACCGGCTTCCTGTTCCTAGTCAACCTATATTTCCTCTACAATTACTCAACCCGCTTAGAGACTG gaGCGTTTGATGGGCGACCAGCTGACTACGTCTTCATGCTCCTCTTCAACTGGATCTGCATTGTT ATAACTGGGCTGCTTATGGACATGCAG CTGCTGATGATCCCGTTGATCATGTCTGTACTGTACATCTGGGCTCAATTCAATAAAGACACGATTGTGTCTTTCTGGTTTGGAACAAGATTCAAG GCACATTATCTGCCGTGGGTCATTTTGATCTTCAACTTCATCATTGGAGGCTC GTTTGTAAATGAGCTCATTGGGAACCTGGTGGGTCACCTCTACTTCTTTCTCATGTTCAAATATCCCATGGACCTAGGAGGACGCTCCTTTCTGTCTACGCCACAGTTCTT GTATCAGCTGCTCCCTACCAGGAGAGGAGGGGTGTCAGGCTTCGGAGCCCCTCCTCCTCGAAGACCAGCGCCTCAGGAGCaggcaggaggaggaggcggcggcgggggtGGCGGCGGACGTTACAACTGGGGCCAAGGCTTCCGTTTGGGGGATTAA
- the zhx2a gene encoding zinc fingers and homeoboxes protein 2a, which translates to MSSRRKASTPCMIRPQETMVALDDDDETSENHTEEEAMETDPSGDLDLTGKTSDSPAAPEIPVSESSDNSKSSRKQQRGYECKYCTFSTQNLTIFKEHVDANHPNVILNPLYLCAVCNFNTKKFDSLTEHNERNHPGESNFKFKRIKMNNQTILEQTIEGCSNSAVIYNSSSVTSGKAEGQSTAPLSKTTAVKIGKQKVLSSDNKRTEPQLCKLNPDFTKKAITALNVNGTVIIPDSTLLKADGLSHIMPSLQRPVNYTQVPKIAIPLNTTKYNPSLDENLTLISSFNKFPYPTQAELSWLTAVSKHPEEQIKVWFTTQRLKQGISWSPEEVEEARKKMFNGTISSVPQTFTVVTPQLTTQSSTNTATVTTAVSKSVQPAASVLQSVPCQLLGQTSLVLTPVANGATVTCAPLALTLANQVAQSLKRPLASPSTPSESKRPSIIQAISAPIPTAKLASPKVLNFTADPNKTAEQLSVLRSSYMQCPFPEEEEIYRLIETTGLSRGEIKKWFSEQRLLNLKGVPPPPLLVKAEVTPVPKDGPVKKAVPSHFPLLERVKGKSSEQLKALEESFQRSSTPTDTQLDQLAQETRLSKTEVDCWFSERRALRDNMEKALLSMTSKNTDDKGDRPGVLLNGSSHREQDGKMLQSSAVPPFLSSSSSSSSSPPVLAASSPYPPTLSASASPPILNSSSSSSPHPPVLSLSTSPAPIPSGSLTLLREMFCRTQWPTPEEYSQLEGQTSLGRTDIVRWFKEHRSALKNGETLDWLEAYQSQKEEQKSGQEQNGDKQQSVSLEGKVDEAGEKKAAASSMENSKLSNPDTVQWLTEKLNHSVSDLSQARLDQTSSSISEKGRWVQVTVAVGEESEGGLQRQRLAADADVLTMEQPGKITG; encoded by the exons ATGTCTAGCCGGCGAAAGGCTTCCACCCCCTGTATGATCCGCCCACAGGAGACGATGGTAGcgctggatgatgatgatgag ACTTCAGAGAACCATACTGAGGAGGAAGCTATGGAGACAGATCCATCTGGTGACCTAGACCTGACGGGGAAGACCTCTGACTCCCCAGCTGCGCCTGAAATCCCAGTGTCAGAGTCATCAGACAATTCCAAGTCTTCACGTAAACAACAAAGGGGCTATGAGTGCAAGTACTGTACCTTCTCCACTCAGAACCTCACCATCTTCAAAGAACACGTGGATGCCAACCACCCCAACGTCATCCTCAACCCACTGTACCTGTGCGCTGTTTGTAACTTCAACACGAAAAAGTTTGATTCCCTCACGGAACATAACGAGAGGAATCACCCAGGGGAGAGCAACTTCAAGTTTAAACGCATCAAAATGAACAATCAGACAATCTTGGAACAGACAATAGAGGGCTGCAGCAACAGTGCAGTCATTTATAATAGTTCTAGTGTCACATCTGGTAAAGCAGAGGGGCAGAGCACTGCGCCCCTCAGCAAAACCACCGCAGTCAAGATAGGGAAACAAAAAGTCCTATCTTCAGATAATAAACGGACGGAGCCTCAGTTGTGTAAACTGAACCCCGACTTTACTAAGAAAGCTATCACAGCACTCAACGTCAATGGGACAGTTATCATCCCGGACTCGACTCTCCTCAAAGCTGACGGCCTTTCTCACATCATGCCTTCCCTGCAGCGGCCTGTAAACTACACCCAG GTGCCGAAAATTGCTATTCCCCTCAACACAACCAAATACAATCCCTCTCTGGACGAAAACCTGACCCTAATCTCTTCCTTCAACAAGTTCCCATACCCAACACAAGCTGAGCTCTCTTGGCTCACTGCAGTCTCCAAACATCCAGAGGAGCAAATTAAAGTTTGGTTTACTACCCAGAGGCTCAAACAGGGCATCAGCTGGTCACCGGAGGAG GTAGAGGaagcaagaaagaaaatgttcaacgGTACAATCTCCTCTGTGCCTCAGACCTTCACAGTAGTAACGCCTCAGCTTACCACTCAGTCATCCACCAACACAGCAACTGTAACAACGGCAGTCTCCAAATCCGTGCAGCCTGCAGCCTCAGTTCTCCAGTCCGTCCCTTGTCAGCTGCTGGGACAGACCAGTCTGGTGCTGACACCTGTTGCTAACGGCGCCACTGTCACATGTGCACCACTGGCACTCACGTTAGCTAACCAG GTTGCTCAGTCACTGAAACGACCCTTGGCCTCACCCTCAACTCCCTCAGAGAGCAAACGGCCCTCCATCATTCAAGCCATATCTGCGCCTATCCCCACAGCCAAGCTTGCATCGCCCAAAGTGTTAAATTTCACTGCAGACCCCAACAAAACAGCCGAGCAGCTGTCAGTGCTGCGGTCCAGCTACATGCAGTGTCCTTTCCCAGAGGAAGAAGAG ATCTACAGGCTGATAGAGACCACCGGGCTGTCCAGAGGGGAGATTAAGAAGTGGTTCAGTGAACAAAGGCTTCTTAATCTCAAAG GTGTTCCTCCGCCTCCACTGTTGGTGAAAGCTGAGGTGACTCCAGTACCTAAAGATGGACCCGTGAAGAAAGCAGTGCCGAGCCACTTCCCCTTGCTGGAGCGTGTGAAGGGGAAATCATCGGAGCAACTGAAGGCACTTGAGGAGAGTTTCCAGCGAAGCAGCACTCCAACGGATACTCAGCTTG ACCAACTGGCCCAGGAGACCAGGCTTTCCAAGACCGAGGTGGACTGCTGGTTTTCTGAGCGCAGGGCCCTGAGGGACAACATGGAGAAGGCCTTGCTCAGCATGACCTCCAAGAACACAGACGACAAAGGCGACAGGCCGGGGGTGCTGCTCAATGGTTCCTCTCATCGCGAGCAGGACGGCAAAATGCTCCAATCATCAGCTGTCCCACCGTTCCTCTCTTCTtcgtcatcatcctcatcttccCCTCCTGTGCTCGCGGCCTCCTCCCCTTATCCTCCAACCTTGTCTGCCTCTGCATCTCCTCCCATCCTTaattcatcctcctcctcttctccgCATCCTCCCGTCCTCTCTCTGTCGACGAGCCCGGCTCCCATCCCAAGTGGCTCACTCACTCTACTGAGAGAG ATGTTCTGTCGGACCCAATGGCCAACACCCGAGGAGTACAGCCAGCTGGAAGGGCAAACGAGCCTGGGCCGCACTGACATTGTCCGCTGGTTTAAGGAACATCGCTCGGCTCTGAAGAACGGTGAGACCTTGGACTGGTTGGAAGCCTACCAGAGCCAAAAAGAAGAGCAGAAATCTGGACAAGAGCAGAACGGAGACAAACAACAAAGTGTATCACTGGAAGGAAAAG TGGACGAAGCTGGTGAGAAGAAAGCAGCAGCTTCATCTATGGAGAACTCCAAGCTGTCCAATCCAGACACAGTACAGTGGTTGACTGAAAAACTTAATCACAGTGTGTCGGACCTGAGCCAGGCCAGGCTGGACCAGACCAGCTCTAGCATTTCTGAAAAGGGGAG GTGGGTTCAGGTGACGGTGGCTGTGGGTGAAGAGAGTGAGGGAGGATTACAAAGACAGAGACTGGCAGCAGATGCTGATGTTTTGACTATGGAGCAACCTGGGAAGATCACTGGCTGA